From the Flavobacterium gyeonganense genome, the window TTTCCATCAATTAATACAACTGTTGTGTTTCCAAACAAATTTTCTACGTACTCTATAGCGCCTCTAGAAAAATAAGAAGTAGTTATGAAAACTCCTTTATTAGATTGAGCTACAGCTAATGCACCTACAAATTTCTGAATTTCTTCGCGTCCAATCGCAATATCGAGACGATATCTTTTAGCTTGAATATTGATTCTCCCAAATCCTAAAATATCTTCTTTTATAATTCCATCAATCCCACCATCGTTAGATCTTTGTGTTACTAAACCTGAGTTCTTTATTTCTCCTCCATATCCCATTTTTTGTAACAATAACACAACTAATTTTTCAAAAGCAGTTGGAGTTTTGCTTAAAATAGTAGTTAATATCTCATCATAAATGGAGTTTCTGATATTATTAAATGAAGTGTATAGTTTTTCCTGAGGAGTCAGTCTATCATCTGTTTCAATTATTTTTATTTCAGGATTTTTGTTTGTTCTCTTATTTTTATCACGTTTTGCTACTTCTACATCCACATAAGTATTGATTTTACCCGGAATTTTTAATAATTCAATACCCTTTGAATTGATTTTGTAATTTCCTCTCGCTGGTTTGTCCAAAAGTCCAGCCATATTCAAATAGCTCAAAGCCCAAGAAATTCTATCATAGAATATATGCCCATTTCCTGATGGATACATTTCATTAATTTCTTCTTCTGTTAAGGCAAATTCCTTAGAAAGTGGCTCAATGAAGTCTTTTAATTTCATTGTTCTTCCATCTAATAATAAATTTAATGAAGGAATTCTTAGTTCATCATGTTTTGGTATTGCCATGTTTTTTCTTTAAGTATAATACAAATGAATTGAGTGTTGCTTACATCCCCTTCAACTGCTCCAAATAATCCCTCTGATTCGAAAGCCTCGGAATCTTATGCTGTCCGCCCAGTTTATCACGTTCCTTCAACCAGTCATAAAAAAGGTTCTCACGGGCAACATTAATTACCAAAGGATTTAATGTCATATTATTGTAGCGTTTTGCTTCGTAGTCAGAGTTTAAAGTTTGTAATGTTTCGTCCAGCACTTTTTGGAAGAGACCAACATCAGCGGGTTTTTGTTTGAATTCGATCATCCATTCGTGAGCGCCTTTTTCTTTGTCCTGCATGAAAATTGGGGCAACGGTATAATCAATAACCTCGGTTTTGGTGATTTCGCAGGCTTTGGCAATCGCCTGATCGGTATTTTCAACCATTAATTCTTCACCAAAAACATTAATATGATGTTTGGTTCTTCCGGTAACCCTTATTCTGTATGGATTTAACGAGGTAAACCGAACGGTATCACCAATCAAATAACGCCATAATCCGGAATTGGTCGTAATAACGATAGCGTAGTTTTTATTCAGCTCCACATCAGCCAAACGGATTACTTTCTGGTTTGTGGTTCCGTAAGTGTCCATCGGAATAAATTCGTAGAAAATGCCGTAATCCAGCATTAGCAATAAATCACTGGAATTGTTCAAATCCTGAATGGCAAAAAAACCTTCGGAGGCGTTGTATATTTCGTAGTATTTAAAATCCTTGCTCGGCAGGATTTTTTTGTATTGTTCTTTGTATGGAGAAAAACTCACCCCACCGTGAAAATACACTTCAAGATTCGGCCAGAGTTCCAACAAGTTTCCTTTTCCGGTGTTTTCTAAAACCCTGTTCATCAGAACCAGCATCCACGACGGAACTCCGGCAAAACTGGTTACATTTTCATTTTTGGTTTCATTGATGATAGCTGTAATTTTACTTTCCCATTCGGTCATCAGCGAAGTCTTACTACTAGGCGTACTGCTGAATTCGGCCCAAATAGGCATATTTTCAATCAGTATCGCTGATAAATCACCAAAAAAAGTATTGTTGTTTTCGTAAATCTGGGAACTTCCTCCTAAACGAAGACTCTTTCCTACAAACAGCTGTGAATCTTCGTTGTTATTCAGATACATACAAAGTAGATCCTTACTTCCTTTGTAGTGACAGTCTTCAAGGGCTTCACTGCTTACCGGAATAAATTTACTTTTAGCGTTGGTAGTTCCGCTCGATTTGGCAAACCATTTTATAGGACTTTCCCAAAAAACACCCTGTTCGCCCTGGCGTGTACGTTCAATCAGAGGCTGTAATTCTTCGTAACCAGAAACCGGAACTCTTTCAGCAAAAGTTTTATAAGAGCTGATTGAAGCAAAATCATATTGTTTTCCAATAATCGTATTTTCTGAAGCGGTCAATAAATTATGCAGCAGCTCTTCCTGAACTTCATTTGGATATTTTAAAAAAAGTTCAATTTGATGTATTCTTTGTTTGAGAACCCAGGATGCAAAAGAATTTATTATGGATAGAGGCATGAAGAATGTATTTAGATTTTAGATTTTAAGTTACTAATATTTACTATAAATGCAAATACCGGAAATTTAAAATTTGAATATCGGCAGACAAAAATGTAACTTTGTTGCTATTCAAAAATAGTGTTTTTTTGCAAAAAACAATTTATTTAGAATAAAGATTCGACACAAAAACAATGAAATTTAACTGTTAAATTATTTATTCTGAAAAGTAATTTATCTCTAAAATCAGCAATAAAAATCTTATGACCTACGAAGGAGTACTTACAAAAATGCAAACCGAATTCGGTGCCCCAATTCAATATTATCTGGTTTTTGAAGATAGTTTTTTAAACATGAATCAGTTATTGGATAAGGAAATCGAAATCAATTTTGCAGGTTACCAGTGTTTGAATTGCTGTAAAAAGAAAAAAATATTCCGTCAGGGATTTTGTTATGATTGTTTTTATTCAAGTCCAGCTGTTGGTGACTGGATTATGAGACCAGAACTCAGCACGGCACATTTAGGAATCGCAGATCGTGATTTAGAATATGAACAAAAAGTTCAATTGCAGCCTCATGTGGTTTATCTGGCTGTAGCAAGCGAAATAAAAGTGGGTGTTACCCGTAAAACACAAGTACCAACCAGATGGATAGATCAGGGAGCAAGTCAGGCAATTGCTGTAGTTGAGGTTCCGAATCGATATCTGGCAGGAATTACTGAAGTAGCCTTAAAAAATCATTATACTGATAAAACAAATTGGAGAAAAATGCTCCAAAATCCAACAGAGACTTTCGACTTAATTGCTGAGAAAGTTAAACTCGAAAATCTGATTCCGGATGAAGCTAAGGAATACTTTTACAGCCAAAAAGAAGATGTGTACGATTTGCATTATCCGGTTTTACATTATCCGGCAAAAGTTGCAAGTTTAAATCTGGACAAAACGCCTTCATTTCAGGGGAAATTAGTTGGCATAAAAGGACAATACTTAATTTTTGAAAATGGTACTGTTTTTAATATCCGCGGTTCCGAAGGTTATATTGTTGCAATAAACGTCTAGCATACTACCTCATTCGTCTATTCTTATTAACGGCTTGTATAATAATTAATTAAAACAATTAATTAGAGTTGTATTTTTGACTTTAAGGAATGGGTCATGTGAATTTTGATAAATTTTGTTACAATTTTATAATAATTTGATATTGATCGATTTATATTTTTAAAAGCTTTAGTGAATTAATTTTGTAAAAGATTACAATGAAGCTTTTTTAAAATAATGCAAATCAAAATAAATTAATTATAAAATGGGAATTTTAGGTGAAATAAATGTTTTGAGACGTGCATTAATGCGAACTCTGACAAAGAATATTGGAAAATCAAATGTAGAACAGAGCATCACTCTGGTCAACAAAAACGAAATTAAAAGAATTTTAATTTGCAGACCAAATGCAAGATTAGGTAATCTTTTACTGATTACCCCTTTTGTTCAGGAATTAGAGGAAATGTTTCCAAATTGTAAAATTGATTTGTTTGTAAAAGGTTTTTTGGCTCCGATTATTTTTGAGAATTATAATTGTGTAGACAGGATAATAAAATTGCCTAAAAAACCTTTCAGTAATCTTTTTCAATATTTTAAAGTCTGGGTTTCTTTAAAAAAGTATAAATATGATATTGCTATAAATGTAGATCAGGGTTCTTCTTCTGGGCGTCTTGGAGTCAAATTCTCTAATTCTAAATTTAAGTTTTTTGGTGATTTGCCTTTTTCGGCTAATTTATATCATGGTGATTATGCTCACATTGCTAAATATCCTATTTATCATTTACGGGATTATTTAACCAAATTAGGATTTGAGAAAAGAGAAAATCCTATTGTACCTTTAGATCTTAAATTAACGCCAGTTGAAATTGCTGAAGGAAAGAAAAAATTGAATACTGTGGTGAAGAATTATAAAAAAACGATCTGTATATTTACTTACGCCACAGGATCAAAATGCTTATCGGAAGACTGGTGGGGAAATTTTTATGCGAGTTTAAATGCTGAGTATGAAAATTATAATATTATCGAAATTCTCCCAATAGAAAACGTTTCTCAGATTGGTTTTAAAGCGCCAACATTTTATAGCAAGGATATTCGCGAAATTGGATCTGTAATTGCAAATGCTGATTTGTTCATAGGGGCTGATAGCGGAATCATGCATCTTTCGAGTGCTGTCCATACTCCGACCGTAGGATTGTTTTCAGTTTCAAACTTAAAGAAATATGAACCTTACGACAATAATAGTGTTGGGATAGATGTAAATAGCTTTTTTGAAAAAGAATATTTTAAAATTTTCAGCACTATTTTAGACAATGGAAAATCAGGAATCTATTCTAAAGCAATTTAAAAGATAAAAAAGGTCAATCTAATCCGATTGACCTTTCTTAGTTGATTATTTTTTCTTTTTAAACAAACCATTCAATAAATCGCTGGCTTTAGCTTTAACTTCTTCATTCGTCTTTGCCTTATTTTCAGCATCGGTTTTTGTAGTGTCTTTTGACTTACTGTTCTTATTGAGTAAATCGTTAAGTGCAGCAGCACCTTTTTGTGTTAATTTTTCTTTTTGTTGGCTTACCACCTGACTGGTAAGATTATTAACCGCTGTTTTAGTATCAATAGCCACTTTTGGATTTGAAAAATTACCCGTTATCAAACCTGAAATTGGAATATTTTCCAGTTTTGCGGCATCAGCAGGCGATAATTTAGAAAGAAAAGCATTTGCCTCCTTGCCTAAATATTTGGCAGGGACATCTAATTTTAAATTATAATTCATGGTTTGATCAAAACCGTGAGTTCCGTCAACAGTAACTTTAATATCCTGATATTTAATGTCAAATGGTTTTACTTTTACTTTACCGTCTTCAAAAGATAAAGCCATTTTCAGGTCATTCAAATTCAGCTTGTTGATATCAATAAAATTTACTTTCGAACTCAAAGAATTCAATAAAGTCGAATTTTTAGCATTTACAGTTGTTGAAAGCAATTGCCCTAATAAATCACCAGAAATGGAAGCTAAGTTTGGAGTCAGTTCCTTCGCATCTAGATTTCCGTTTAATTTAATTGTCGAATTCAGTTTACCATTAATAATTCCTGCAATTGGCGCAATTTTTTTCATCATATCCAGTTGCGTAAAAGTCTGGGCAATATCAACCTGATTGAAACCTAAATTCATATCAAAAGTAGGAACTTTTGTTTTCGTGGAAACCGTTCCGGTCAAACCGATAGATCCACCAAAAATAGAAGTTTTGAAGTTTTCTAAAGTCGCTTTTTCGTCCTTGATGATTAATTTTCCTGAAACCGCAGTCAGTTTTAAATTATCATATAAAACAGTATTTGCTTTTGCGTTTAAAGTACAATTTAAAAACGCAGGAATTTTCATTGCGTCTGCAGGTTTTGCAGCCGTTTTTGTTTCAGTTTTTGCTTCACCACCTGCAGTTGTAGCTTTTGTAGGTTCGCCTGAGGTCATGAAATCATCAACAGCTAATTGGTTTGAACTCATATTAAAGTTTCCTTTCAGCTCCTGTTTTTTAAACATAAAACCATAGAAATTCTCCAAAATTCCATTAATAGCAATATCACTTCTTCCGGTAGTGGCATTAAACTGTTTTAAGTTGATTTTGCTTGGATTGAATTCAACCATTGCAGTACTTATATTCATAGATTTGTTATTCTCATCTGTATATTTAAATCCGGATAAACTCATTGTTCCGGCATTTTTGATGTTTTGATACTGGCTTTTTTCTACAGAAGCCATATCAAAGTTCGTCGTTACATCCGCTTTTAAGATACCTGCCAATGGTTTGTCCAGTTTAATTGGATATGCTTTTGAAAGATTGGCCAGATTGATGGTTCCTTTTAAAGCCGCATCAACAATAGGATTTACGGTTACGTTTTTAACATTCGCTTTTGCACTGAAAACATCCTGGTCAATTCTAAACGAAAGTTTGTCCAGATTTACATAAGTGTCATTTAGGATACCGGTTTCATTGATGATTTTGGTATCAATTACGATATTCTGAACTGATTTTGGTAAGTTAGGATATTGGAATGAAGCATTGTTCGATGCAATCGCAATATTGAATTTTGGAACCGTTGTGTCTGTCAGTTCTCCTTTAGCAAAACCAACAACGGTAAAATCCCCGGTTGTTTTTACGCCATCAAGACTTGCAGCATAAGCCGAAGGAATTAGTCCTAAGAAATTGGTAAACGATGAAGTTGGGGTTTTGAATTTTAAATCATAAATCTGCGCTTTTTCAGCCATTTGAATAAAACCTTCAAACTCTAAAGGCAGCTGATTGATTAAAGCTTTGTTTTCTTTAAAAGTGTATTTGCTTTGCTCTAAATCAATCCCTAAAACAGCATCCAGAGTCAGTTTTACATTTTTAAGATAATTCATTTTATCCATGTCCAAAGAAACGTTGGCTGTAGATTTTGTAGTCAGATCAAGTTTTGAATTGGTAAAATCTCCTGTCCCTTCGTGATTCAGGCTGTCGATTACCATTTTTATTTTTGAGCCCTGATCAATATATCTGAAAGTGAAATTTTCAATTTTATAATTCTGGATTTTTAAAGAAAGAGGATCGCTTTTGCCATCTGATTTGGTTTCTTTTTCGTCTTTCAAAGCAATATCAAAATTTCCAACTCCGTCTTTGTTAAAAATAATATTAATTAAACCATTTTGAGAACTGATTCCCTCAATATTTAACGGTTCTTCTTTTACTTTAAAAAGTTCTTTAATGCTCATTTTTAAATCCAGTTCCCCTAGTGAAACCAAAGTATCTCCTTCAAAAGGGGCTTTGTTGATGATTAACAGCTTTTCAATCGAAACGTTGGCGTTTGGAAAGTTTTTAAACAAACTTAAATCTGCGTCAGCAAAACTTACTTTTGCATCGACGCTTTTGTTGATGGCTTCGGCAATTTTAGCTTTAATCTGATCTTTGAAAAGATACGGAACCGCAAATAGTGCAGCAACCAGAACTACAAGTACAATTCCTGTGATTTTTAAAATTTTCTTTAACATAACTATTTAATATTTGGGGTTTGAATAGACAAAAATGATAAATGATTATAGCAAAAATAGCTTTTTATACCGGAGCTTTTTTGTAATTTTTTGATAAATTCAATAAAAAAATCCGTTTGAGTTTATTATTTCAAACGGATTTAATTTAATTTTTATTGTCATTTCTGAATAAATGAAACTATTTTGGAAGTCAGAGTTTCAGAAATTGGGAGAGTTTCATTATTATAACTCTCAAAATTGGCCTGCTGGTCGCCTTCAATAACTTTCAGGATATGATTCATTTTGTCAATGATTAGCAATTCAGAATTTGGATTGGCTTTGGATAAATTTTCAGCATCCTGTACGGTTACCTGCAGATCTTTGTTTCCCTGCAGAATTAAAACCGGAATCGAAAGTTTCTTTATTTCTGTCTGCGGATTGTATTTGAACCACGAAATTAAGTAAGGCTGAATAGTAGGTCTGAAAAGTGAATTAAGCATTGGGTCAACATTTTTTACTGTTTTGCCGTTCTTCAGGCTGTCGATAATAGGAAAGGTCATATCTTCAATCTGCTTCATTCCTTTGGAAGAAATTTGTGTCTTTAAAATTTTATCGGCTGCATCACCTGCTCCGGCAATTGAAATAAATTTGTCTACTTTTGCTCCGGCAATCATTCCAATTAATGATCCTTCACTATGACCAATTACAATTACTTTAGAAAAACGTTTGTCTTGTTTTAGTAAATTAATCCAGCTTTTTGCATCTTCAGTATAATTTTCAAAAACCAGACCTGCTTCTGAAGGAGCAGCAGCTTTGCTTTCGGCAATTCCTCTTTTATCATAACGTAATGATGCAATTCCGTTTTTTGCTAAAACTTCGGCTAGCATTTTTAACGAATTGTTTTTCATCATCGGATTATTTCCGTTTCTGTCTGTTGGTCCTGAACCGGCTATTATTAATGCAACCGGGTATTTTTTGGATAGATCCGGAACAGTCAGGGTGCCGTATAACTGATCGATATTTATTTTTAAGACAATCGGAGATTCTTTAAATGTGATTTCTTTTTTATCCTGTGCACTAACAAAACTTAGAATAAAAACAGTAAGAAGAAGAATTATTTTATTCATTTGCTTAAATTATTTGATGTTAATGCTATACGGCATTATGGCCTGGGCGCCTTTTAATTTTTGAAGTCTTTTGATGTGCTCAATAAGTAAATAATTCTCTTCGCCAATTTCTTCTTTTATGAAAGTTTCTTTAGACTGAGCAAATGGAAGACCTGACAGAAGATCATTTAAATTCTTCTCATATTCAGGATAATTTTGTGTGCTATAGGTTTTTATTTTGGCAATTTTGGCTGCTTCGGTAATAGCATCATTGAGACCGCCAATTTTATCCACTAAACCAATTTTTAAAGCTTCAGAACCTGACCACACCCTTCCCTGTGCAATTGCATCTACTTGTGCAAAAGTCATTTTTCGGCCTTCAGCAACGTGCGTTACGAAAGTTTTGTAAATGTTCTCAACACTTTCTAATGTAAAGGCTTTGAAGTTTTCTTCCACAGGTACAAACGGGCTGTAATTAGCCGAATTTTCATGTGTTTTTACCTGCTCGGTATTGATTCCTAATTTGTTTGCCAACGGACTGAAATTCGGTAAAACTCCAAAAACGCCAATTGAACCTGTGATTGTATTTTTTTCAGCAAAAATTTTATTCGCATTACAGGCAATGTAATAACCACCCGATGCAGCATAATTACCCATAGAAACCACTACAGGTTTTACTTTCTTTGTAATCTCAATTTCTCTCCAAATCAAATCAGATGTCAGTGCACTTCCGCCTGGACTGTCAATTCTTAAAACAATGGCTTTTACATCTTCATTTTCTCTCGCTTCCTTTAATGAACGGCGCATCGACCCTTCACCAATTTGATTGACATCACCTTCACCGCTTCCAATTTCGCCCTGAGCGTAGATAATTGCAATCTCATCGGTTGCAGTATTGGTCAAAGCTGTAGAGATGTAATTTTGTGTATAATCTGAAATGGATATTTTGTTATACTCCTCATCGCCGGTTACTTTTAAAGCTTTTTTAATGGCATTGTGATACACATCTTCATAAGCTACAATATCAACCAGATGCTGAGTTTTTGCCATTTCTGGAGTCCGTGCTAATAATCCGTTTGCGATTTCGTTTAATTTAGAAACAGGAATACTGCGGCTTTTTGAAATATCAGTTACAACAGTTGACCAAATCGAGTTTAAAAGAGCGGTAATCTGCTCTCTGTTGGCATCGCTCATTTTGTTTTCAAGGAACGGCTCAACAGCGCTTTTGTATTTACCATGGCGAATGACTTCCATATGAATACCTGTTTTTTCCTGAAAATCCTTAAAGAACATTACTTCAGAAGAAAGTCCTTTAAAGTCAAGGTCACCAACAGGATTCAAATAAATGGTATTGGCCACTGAGTTCAGATAATATTCTTTTTGAGAATACGTATTAGCATAAGCCAAGACAAATTTCCCTGATTTCTTGAAACTTTCCAGCGCATCTCTCAAAGCTTTATATTGTGCCAGTCCTAAAGAAGACTCATCGTTTAGTATCGAGATTCCTTTAATTTTGTCATCGGTTTTTGCTGCTTCAATAGCATTGACTACATCTGTTAAACCAATTTTTCCATCTTTTGAGAATTGCGTTACCCAGGGGTCTGTAAATTTTCCGGCGTAGTCATTATTGATTCCCTTTAAATCTAATTCAATAACCGAATCAGCCTTTACTGTTACGCTGTCATCGCTTCCAAAAATAGTTCCGATAAGTATTACTCCAAAAAAGAATAACATGATAAAAACAAAAATACCAATTACAGTGGCAACTACATTTCCTAAGAATTTCATAAATATATTTTTTTAATAAGTAGCTAAAACGGACGTTTCGTTACAAATTTTTTGACAAACAAATCGAATTCTCTTTTGAACCCGTCACACAAATATATTGCTAATTCTAAAATAGTTTTAGTTAATTTGCATTAATTATGAAATCACAGCATCAGGTCGTTTTATCTATAGGCAGCAATCAGGGGAACCGGTTGGACAATATCGAAAGTTGTATCAATTTTATACATCAGGAAGTTGGAACAGTAATTAAGGTTTCAAAATTATATGAGACGCCTGCCTGGGGATTCGAAAGTGATGCTTTTTATAATTGTGCGTTGCTTTTGCATAGTAATTCTTCAGCACAAAAGATACTTAGTCAGGTGCTGAAAGTAGAAAAAAAGCTAGGCCGTATACGTTCTGATCATCAGGGGTATCAATCCCGGATTATTGATATTGATCTGATTGTTTTTGATGATCGGATAATTGAAACAGAAAAGTTACAGATCCCGCATCCGCTCATGCAAAACAGGAAGTTTGTTTTATTGCCGATGCAGGATTTGGAATTGAACTGGAAACACCCGGTTCTTCAAAAACAGTTTCTGAATTAGTTGCCATTACACCAGATGACAGTGTTTGTACAGTCGTTCAGGACTTAAAAAATCCATTGGAAGAAATTCCGCTGGAACAATTTAATTATATCGCTTTTGAGGGGAATATTGGTGCAGGAAAAACCACTTTGGTGCAAAAAATCGCTGAAGATTTTAATGCAAAAACCGTTTTAGAACGATTTGCAGATAATCCGTTTTTGCCAAAATTTTATAAAGACCAGAACCGATATGCCTTTCCGTTAGAGATGTCTTTTCTGGCGGATCGTTATCAGCAATTGTCTGATGATTTGGCGCAGTTTGATTTATTTAAAGATTTTGTAATTGCCGATTATCATATTTTTAAGTCGCTGATTTTTGCAAAGATTACACTTGCTGAAGATGAATACCGCCTGTACCGAAACTTGTTTGATATCATTTATAAAGAAATGCCAAAGCCGGATTTGTACGTTTATTTGTATCAGAATACAACAAGACTGCTTCATAACATTAGGAAGCGTGGCCGAAGTTATGAGCAAAATATCCCAGCTGACTATTTGGATAAAATAAATAATGGTTACTTAGAATATATTAAATCCCAAACCGATTTAAATGTTTTGATCATTGATGTTTCAGATCGTGATTTTGTAAAGAAACATGAAGATTATCTTTTTATATTGAATGAAATTCAAAGAGTAATTGGAAAATCAGAAAATGTGTCAATTAGATGATAGTACAGCTAAAATCATCTCTTTTTCTAATTAAGTTTACCGCTTCAAAGAAAAATGTCCTTTAAATAGGGGATTTTTATCATTAATTTTTAAGACATACCAATAATCAGAAGCAGGAAGCGGAATTTTATTAAAATTACCGTCCCAGCTTAATTTATCTCCGCTTAATACTGCTAGTAAATTTCCGTATCGATCAAAAATAGTGACTTGTGCCTGGGGATAATTCTCTATTCCGGTTACTTCCCAAAAATCATTGTGGAGATCGTTATTAGGGGTGAAAAAGGCAGGGAAAACCAAAATAATAAAGGTTTGGGTAACTTGATTAAGGTTGCACAAATTATCTTTTGCTTTTACATAGGCAGTTTGCAAACCACCGGGGATATCATAGAAAGTATTTGAAGTTTGATAATTTACCCCATCTACAGAATATTCAAAATAGTCGGCTTGATTGATCAGATTGATAGTAATGGTTGTGTTATTTACATCAATATTTTTAATAATTGGTTTTTTATGCTCAATAACATTTATGTTTTTCGTACTGGTACAATTTTCAGGATTCGGGCTTGTTACATCAACAGTATAAGTGCCTTTTGTTTTAACCTCGATCGTTTGAGTCGTTTGTCCTGTTGACCATTTGTATATCATTCCGCTTATTTTAGCATCTAATAGAATAGTTTGATTTTCGCATAAAACGATTTCTTCATTATTAACGACAGGAGGGGTATATACAATTATATTTGCAGCGGTACGATTTGAATTGATACAGCTACCATCAGAAGCTTCGGCATAATAAGTTGTATTTACCGAAATGCCTGGAGTAGTAAAATTGGTTCCTGTATAAACGCTTGTTCCGCCTGTTGGATTTGTAAACCAATTGATAACTCCGATATTTGATGTTGCCTGTAGTGTCACAGCTCCTGTTCCGCATCGGTAAACGGTAGAAATCAAAGCTGGAGTATCCGGTGTTTTATTTACAGAAACAGTTACTGTTTTTCGGTTGGTTTCGCAGCCAGCGTCTGCGTAATAAGTTGTTGTTGTATTTATTATTGGGGTTGTAAATGTGTTTCCGGTTGCCAGTAAATTACCTCCAGACTGAGCATCATACCATTTTACAGTACCGGTATTGGAAGCTGCATATAAAGTTAAAGACCCGGAATCACAAATTTGTCCTGGTGTAGTGATCGTAGCCTCAGGAATAGTTATTTGTGTACTGGCAGCAATTTTTAAAGGATATTCACCGGGCATTCCTCCATACTCGACAATATATCCTTTTGGCTGATAAGAATTTCCAGGATCTAAAGAGCCTGTATTTGATAAGTCATTCCACGATCCGGAAATTCCAATATTCGGGGCTGTAATATGGGCATAATCTTCATCTCCCAACTGATTGGGTTCGTTATTGTTCCAAAATGCAAAATTAGGCGTGATTCCGTTAGAAAGGCCATTCCAGAAAATCGTTCCGGTTCCATTATTTGCAAGTCCTTCAGGACCTGTGACCCATTTCCAGATGCCTTCTGTTTCAGCATCGCTTCCGCCAATCCAGCCAGCACCCGACGCCTGTTCACCTGATAATTTTGCTTCATCAGCAGCTGAAATAGTGGTCAAATATCCTTTTAGACCATAATAAGTGCTGTTTTCTGCTGCTGCTTTTGCCTGCGTCCAGGTAATCCCAACATTAGGAACAAATTGATAAAAATGGCCGGTTGAGGGGAGATAATTTGCCTGACCAATAGTGATTGAAAAAGTTTTGGTTCCCGAAGCTGTTGCCGAAGGATTTGAGAAAATAACGTTTTTTACAGCTGCAACAAAATCGCTATACAATACATCAATTCCGGTTGGACTTGACAAGGTCAGTTTCCCGGATGCATCATCCCAGCTCTCGGTAATATTAGAATGTAAAGATGGATTTGAAAGTTTTAATTTATCAAATCCGGCAGCATATCCTGACGAAATTTGAATGTAAACCGCTCTTGTTCCTGTTTCGCTGATGTCATGGGATATAGAAAAATCAGTGACAATATTGATGTCGGTGTTAGTGCAGTATAATTGATTTCCGGCAGCAGT encodes:
- a CDS encoding AsmA-like C-terminal region-containing protein, which produces MLKKILKITGIVLVVLVAALFAVPYLFKDQIKAKIAEAINKSVDAKVSFADADLSLFKNFPNANVSIEKLLIINKAPFEGDTLVSLGELDLKMSIKELFKVKEEPLNIEGISSQNGLINIIFNKDGVGNFDIALKDEKETKSDGKSDPLSLKIQNYKIENFTFRYIDQGSKIKMVIDSLNHEGTGDFTNSKLDLTTKSTANVSLDMDKMNYLKNVKLTLDAVLGIDLEQSKYTFKENKALINQLPLEFEGFIQMAEKAQIYDLKFKTPTSSFTNFLGLIPSAYAASLDGVKTTGDFTVVGFAKGELTDTTVPKFNIAIASNNASFQYPNLPKSVQNIVIDTKIINETGILNDTYVNLDKLSFRIDQDVFSAKANVKNVTVNPIVDAALKGTINLANLSKAYPIKLDKPLAGILKADVTTNFDMASVEKSQYQNIKNAGTMSLSGFKYTDENNKSMNISTAMVEFNPSKINLKQFNATTGRSDIAINGILENFYGFMFKKQELKGNFNMSSNQLAVDDFMTSGEPTKATTAGGEAKTETKTAAKPADAMKIPAFLNCTLNAKANTVLYDNLKLTAVSGKLIIKDEKATLENFKTSIFGGSIGLTGTVSTKTKVPTFDMNLGFNQVDIAQTFTQLDMMKKIAPIAGIINGKLNSTIKLNGNLDAKELTPNLASISGDLLGQLLSTTVNAKNSTLLNSLSSKVNFIDINKLNLNDLKMALSFEDGKVKVKPFDIKYQDIKVTVDGTHGFDQTMNYNLKLDVPAKYLGKEANAFLSKLSPADAAKLENIPISGLITGNFSNPKVAIDTKTAVNNLTSQVVSQQKEKLTQKGAAALNDLLNKNSKSKDTTKTDAENKAKTNEEVKAKASDLLNGLFKKKK
- a CDS encoding alpha/beta hydrolase family protein, translating into MNKIILLLTVFILSFVSAQDKKEITFKESPIVLKINIDQLYGTLTVPDLSKKYPVALIIAGSGPTDRNGNNPMMKNNSLKMLAEVLAKNGIASLRYDKRGIAESKAAAPSEAGLVFENYTEDAKSWINLLKQDKRFSKVIVIGHSEGSLIGMIAGAKVDKFISIAGAGDAADKILKTQISSKGMKQIEDMTFPIIDSLKNGKTVKNVDPMLNSLFRPTIQPYLISWFKYNPQTEIKKLSIPVLILQGNKDLQVTVQDAENLSKANPNSELLIIDKMNHILKVIEGDQQANFESYNNETLPISETLTSKIVSFIQK
- the sppA gene encoding signal peptide peptidase SppA, which translates into the protein MKFLGNVVATVIGIFVFIMLFFFGVILIGTIFGSDDSVTVKADSVIELDLKGINNDYAGKFTDPWVTQFSKDGKIGLTDVVNAIEAAKTDDKIKGISILNDESSLGLAQYKALRDALESFKKSGKFVLAYANTYSQKEYYLNSVANTIYLNPVGDLDFKGLSSEVMFFKDFQEKTGIHMEVIRHGKYKSAVEPFLENKMSDANREQITALLNSIWSTVVTDISKSRSIPVSKLNEIANGLLARTPEMAKTQHLVDIVAYEDVYHNAIKKALKVTGDEEYNKISISDYTQNYISTALTNTATDEIAIIYAQGEIGSGEGDVNQIGEGSMRRSLKEARENEDVKAIVLRIDSPGGSALTSDLIWREIEITKKVKPVVVSMGNYAASGGYYIACNANKIFAEKNTITGSIGVFGVLPNFSPLANKLGINTEQVKTHENSANYSPFVPVEENFKAFTLESVENIYKTFVTHVAEGRKMTFAQVDAIAQGRVWSGSEALKIGLVDKIGGLNDAITEAAKIAKIKTYSTQNYPEYEKNLNDLLSGLPFAQSKETFIKEEIGEENYLLIEHIKRLQKLKGAQAIMPYSINIK